DNA from Triticum aestivum cultivar Chinese Spring chromosome 7D, IWGSC CS RefSeq v2.1, whole genome shotgun sequence:
AATCAATCTAACTATCATGTACTCCGCGGAACGACGTCGGCCAAACAAACAAATGTTTTGCACATAACCACAGGCGGAATGGGCCGGATGGACGATGCAGCTAGCCGAGCTTGTCAGGCCGACTTCCttactgtctactacaacaagttttgtccggctctggcgagggagggacgatgacggcggcgcgccttcgccTCGCTCCAGTGCTTATAGTTCTCGCTAGATGGTCCACAGATCTGAATGtactttttattatttctgatgttcgttGCACTATCATGTTTAAATATAAATAAATCAGAATTTTCTACAAATAAAAAGAAGAGCTTGCCAGGCCGAAAACTAGGAGCGCCCACACAAAAAAACATATTTGAACCGGAACGGAGTGCACGCTGACAGACACTGACTCCACTCAAGCACGTGCTCCTACGTGTTATCCTACGCAGAGCCAACCCCGATGGATCTATCCATGCCTCCTCTTATCCACCTGTGCTCTGCCGCAGCGCCGGCCATCCCGCCCGCCCGCCGGTACCGGCGCTCGTCTCAAAACCGCGGTCTCGCTTCCCACCGTATCAAATCGCCTTTCTCCCCGCCCGCCGGTTCTGCGGTTTCCTGCAACCTATAAATCCAGCCGGAGAACCGCACCTGTCTATCCATCTCATCTCACTCACACACTACTACTACGGATCTCAGCCAGGAGTACTCGAGTTCACTAGCTAGCTACTAGTTCACTTCCTTCGGCACCAAGCTCTCTCCGGCGAAGATGTCCACGGTGACCCGCTCCTACCTCGACCAGAGGCTCGCCGCCGCCCAGCGCTGCTCCAAAGGTACTAACCAAAACGATATCATGGCCCGCCGGTCCTCAAGGGCACATTGCAGCTTTCTGTACTGTCTCTGCTGAAACTTGATCATAACTAAAATGTCTCTGTTGATCCGGAACTGCAGAGGCTGCCATGGCGGGAGCCAAGGCCGCGGCCGTCGCCACCGTCGCTGCCGCAGTCCCCACCGTAAGTAGCCATTCAGTTCTTAGGCGAAATCCTTGCACGGTTCATAGCATGTCTCATGAATGCGTTGCCTGTACTGTAATTTCAGCTGGCGAGCGTGAGGATGCTGCCGTGGGCGAGGGCGCACCTCAACCCCACCGGGCAGGCGCTCATCATCTCCACCGTCGCCGGGATGgcctacttcatcgtcgccgacaAGACCATCCTCTCCATGGCCAGGAAGCACTCGTACGAGACGGCGCCAGAGCACCTCAAGAACACATCCTTCCACTAATTAGACACTTGATTAGCCAGTGCCAATAAAGTGTGTACGCAGGCCCGTACGTGTCTTCTGAAACATATAGTAGTATAATGTTGAGCGAGGCGATGGTTGCTGTGCGGAAAGGTGGTGTATAACCCTTTTCTGCGAGCAAGCACTAATTATCTGATGATTTATGATGTAGTACTCCATAATAATGTGGCCATGTTCCCCATCGTACTAGTATCTTTCCAAAGGTCATGAATCAATAACAACCATAGTTTTGATTTTGTACAACTCTGCTTCAAGTGCGCAAAAGACCGCCTACTCCTGCCCTGTTCTGTTCCGAAATGCACGTGAGCATCATGCCGCTTCAAGCACACGTTAAGTCTTCTGCTATGGTTTTGAAAGGATgtttttgaaaataaaaaattaGCCATTTTGGGACAAGCTTTCTATACTACTacatccgtcctggtttattggtgcTCTTCGTATTTTATGCTAAAATTTGAttatagatttaactgacaaaatattaatgcatgtcataaaaagttaTATTGTTacattcgtatttgaacataattttcaaTGATGCTATTTTTTGTGACATGGATTAACATTTTGTTacttaaatttatggtcaaaatttggcacaaaatattaaGGAGACCGATAATCCAGGACTGACGTAGTAGTGGTGTACCCCGTGGGTTTGAGGTGTTTGTCCCCAGAGACCGGGACACATCAACATTTTTCTTGGTCGGGAGTCAGATGAAATGCATTCATATCATATCCGCGTGTAAGTGTGCATTGTCTAAATACTTGAAAGAAAACCGACATGTCTAGAAAACGCATTGAAGTCCCTAGACTTGGGCTCAATTTAAGGTTGTAAAACTATGTGcattgaactagttcaataatagCTTATGACAAAAtgcttgtcggagaaatggatgtatgtagacgtattttagtccAGATGCATCCGTTTTTAtccatttctctgacaagtatttccagaggaTGGGAGTACGAAATAGGCAAACTCTCCTGGAGCAAACATTTTTTTTATGAAACACAATTGTGTTGCATTTCATTGATGATGAAGAGGAAACATTACCATTTACCAAGCCCTGACTGAGCACACAAACACACGACATCACACACACCAGCACCCCGAGGGCCAGTTCTTTTgatggcttctagaataagctggaaTAAACTGccctacccagcttattctagaatCCTAGGCTTCTAAAAAAATAAATTCGGTTGGGCTTATAGAATAAGCTCGGTAGGGGTAGCTTATTCTAGAAGACCAAAAAAACCCACCAAAAGAAGAACTTGCGATAAGCTCGATAGCAGCACACTTGCACACCAACAACACACATGACACAACATAACTGCACTAGAGGCAAAGCAACATCAACTCGGCTGTCGGCTCCAACGATCTCGAATCATCAACCAAACAATGGAGTTTACCGATCTCCCTCGTCATCTAACCAAGCAAAGCAAGTGCCTTTAGCATTGGCTGTTTGGTTGCCACCCAACAACACCCTTCGAAGAGAGGGGATGTGTCGTACAGGAATGAGATGATAAATATATGTCAGCAGAGCAAACATAATAGTAGAAAAACTCTACATGCTTTTACTAGTTTATAACGCTAGCATAAAAACACAAGTTCAAGTTAAACAAAATAGATATGTTATTTTTTTAAGTTGAAAACAAGAGAGTATGATTCATATTGATTTATGCGCCAAGATTGTTGAAAAAGAATGAGGTAAATACTCTAGGAGTGGCCAAAAAAATTGCGCTCGATGGTCACTTTGGTACCTAAAATTGCAAAATACATGTTTCTGGTGTTCTGACTCACCACATCGTGCAAATATGGTGCTTTTCCGTATATGATCACTGACCACATATAAGGACGGACGCTCCACATAACACAAAGTCTTTGGGTTCGTTAAATAAAACACCACCTATTGGTGTAATCCGTTGCAACTAACTCTAATCCATCATTTGATTATGTTCACATGATTTCTAATAGGCGAGTCCCGCTTGTAACTGCACACCCGGCAAAAAAACATGTCACATCAGCCGACTTGGGCTAACTAAAATTTCTAATATCCTCCAAAATAATGGTCAACATTAATTCAAAATTTGCTAGATCTATACTTGGTACATATATGACACATTGGAATTCTTTTACTTCAGATGTTgaattttgaaagaaaaaaaaactgattGAGGCAATAAACTGTCATATCTCCAAAACATGTGCAAGTAATCTAATATTTTTCTTAAATCAAATCAGTTTTAGATACATACACAATtcgttgattttttttattttttaatgtaAACACCAAAACTGCCTTGTCAGAATAAGTTTTGCCCAGCTCCGgtaagggaggggcgatgacggcggcccgCCTTCGGCATGCTTCAGTGCTTATAGTGGTCACTAGGTGGTCTATAGATTtgtatgtaatttttattatttctgatgttcaTTTTACTGTCATGATTGAGGATGAATAAATTGAAAGTTTTCTCGAAAAAAGAAAACTAAAGCTGCTCGGTAGTTCTTATTGGCCGGCCGATGACAATGACAATAATTTTTTTACCACGTACGCACTTACAAGCTAGATCCAATCCTTTGAAATCATGTCAGCGTACAAACATTGAATTGTTGCGCAAAAGAAAATCAAACAATGAGTTAGAGCTTGTTGCAACATGTTACACCAATAGATGGTACTTAGACCCTAATAAAAAGAAAATAGATGGTATTTAATGCAACGAACTTAAAAATGGAGAGCAGGTCTCACACAGAGGACTAGTCCGGACGGGCAGCACATGCCGCCGGTTTGGCCCGAAAACCGGGGACCGCCGCTCGCCGACGGAGGATAACGAGCGAAACCGGTGGCACCTGCTCTGCTCTGTTCCGTTTTTTTTATCCTAGACAAGGAACAAACGCCTGATGTAGCAAAATTATCTATCTATTGTGATCAGATAAGCACTGTGGTGGCTAACTTTAGATCGATCGAGATCTCCCTTTTCTTGCCAGCTTTTGTTTGGTGggtaaagaaagaaagaaagacgaGGGAAGGAGCAACAAACAAACATCATCCAATCCTGTGGACTCCCATACCACAGTTTTGGATAGCCGGAAAGCGTGCTCTGCCCaccaacccagttcaacactcagGCGAGTGAGCAGAGCAGCGCACCCACGGTTTGCAATCAAAAATCAAAACCGTGCGTGGCCGCCACCTTTTTGCTCGCTACAAATACATGGCC
Protein-coding regions in this window:
- the LOC123166796 gene encoding early nodulin-93, coding for MSTVTRSYLDQRLAAAQRCSKEAAMAGAKAAAVATVAAAVPTLASVRMLPWARAHLNPTGQALIISTVAGMAYFIVADKTILSMARKHSYETAPEHLKNTSFH